A portion of the Stigmatella aurantiaca DW4/3-1 genome contains these proteins:
- a CDS encoding tetratricopeptide repeat protein, with protein MRSVLVLVLLVTTPALAQALDSDWKAGLAFYRAKNYARACPLLLKAAEAASTHGAIWADLGLCELKRGKKAESIRASNLAVRYGDEKIRESAYFNLGLVGVNLAPQGVVSDGTCVPIEPPKELACAQRITGCGHTIQLPGYTYREEQRAGLLIVHCDDGTCPAQSPFGGHCVIQRDDSCPEPSIVLVSGETSRGPGATPEWTCEASGAVELRAQECQSKKGADAKMCARKACKAAIRWRKEAPASRAEWKELHEELEGWASINECKACAEFTRKTQCTVVSIDPCSGRAGTVCTLQETTRDVGLEESASANAQSKTLVQEQSFQAAPAPKPVGGK; from the coding sequence ATGCGTTCCGTCCTTGTCCTCGTCCTGCTCGTCACGACACCTGCTCTCGCCCAAGCTTTGGACAGCGACTGGAAAGCCGGCCTCGCTTTCTATCGCGCGAAGAACTACGCGCGAGCCTGCCCCCTGTTGCTGAAGGCCGCCGAGGCCGCCTCCACCCATGGCGCGATCTGGGCGGACCTTGGGCTCTGCGAGCTGAAGCGCGGGAAGAAGGCGGAGTCCATCCGCGCATCGAATCTCGCGGTGCGATATGGCGATGAGAAGATCCGAGAGTCGGCGTACTTCAACCTGGGGCTCGTGGGGGTGAACCTGGCGCCCCAGGGAGTGGTGAGCGACGGCACCTGCGTGCCGATCGAACCGCCGAAGGAGCTTGCGTGCGCGCAGCGCATCACGGGCTGCGGCCACACGATCCAGCTCCCGGGCTACACGTACCGAGAGGAGCAACGCGCCGGCCTGCTGATCGTGCACTGCGACGATGGCACTTGTCCCGCGCAGTCTCCGTTCGGCGGCCACTGCGTGATACAGCGGGATGATAGCTGCCCCGAGCCCAGCATCGTGCTCGTCTCAGGGGAGACATCCCGCGGCCCGGGGGCGACGCCGGAGTGGACGTGCGAGGCGTCGGGAGCCGTGGAGTTGCGCGCTCAAGAGTGTCAGTCGAAGAAGGGCGCTGATGCGAAGATGTGCGCGCGGAAGGCCTGCAAAGCAGCCATCCGTTGGAGGAAAGAGGCTCCCGCTTCGCGCGCGGAATGGAAGGAGCTCCATGAGGAACTCGAGGGATGGGCCTCCATCAACGAGTGCAAGGCGTGCGCGGAGTTCACGAGGAAGACGCAGTGCACCGTCGTCTCGATCGATCCCTGCTCGGGTCGGGCCGGCACCGTCTGCACCCTCCAAGAGACCACCCGCGATGTTGGGCTGGAGGAGAGCGCCAGCGCCAATGCGCAGTCGAAGACCCTCGTGCAAGAACAGTCCTTCCAGGCCGCTCCTGCCCCAAAGCCAGTCGGGGGAAA